The sequence GTAATCAGTCCGGGTTGATTTGGTTTTAATTCCCCTCCATTTTGATCCTGAATTTTAATTTTAGCATGGGGTAAAACCTTCCCACAGCTATTATTTCCCCGTAAAAAATCCGGGGGTTTTAAGGTAACAATTTGAGAAGCAGTTTCTGTCATTCCATAGGTTAACGCCAGAGGAATTTGAGCCAAACGACTTTGTTCTAATAACTCTAACCAAGGGGGTGCTCCTCCTAATAAGACTATCTGAAATTGAGATAACCAATTTGTTAAGGAGGGCTGTTGTAATAAGCGATATAATTGGGTGGGAACTAAGGAAATAAAACAGTCATGAGGATTAAAATTAATCCAGTCTTCTGCTTCTACAGATTTAAAGGATGTAATCATGAATTGTCCATCGGTTAAAAGCGATCGCATCCACTGCATTAATCCGCTAACATGATAAAGGGGTAAAGTACAAAAAGAATGAATAGCAGGGGTTTGAAAATATTGTTGAACGCCAATAACTGAAGCTGTTAAAGTATCTAAAGTATGAACAGCAAACTTAATATTTCCTGAAGTTCCTCCCGTGGGAACCATAATCAGATTTTGAAGCAATTCATGAGTTTTAGGGCTGGGATTTTTATACTCTAAAATTCGACCTTGAGAGATTAACAAATTAGGTTTAACTAATTCATAAACTTGTTTCCATTCTTCTTTTCCCCATTGAGGATTGCATAAAAACACAGGACATTTTACTGTCACCGCAGCTACAAAAGCCGATAAAAACAAAAGTGGCTCAGATTCTGATATTAAAATTTTAGGATAACTTTTATTTGATTTTTGCCAGTGATTGATCTCTTGTAAATAATTTGTTAAAAATTCTTTCTGATCTAAATTAACCTGATTTTGGCTTTTAATTTTATCAATAAAATCCATATTAAACTCTATTAAAATCTCCCTTAATTTTCCTGAAAAGGGTTATATAGCAATCCCAAATAGGTTGTAATAATTTACAACTGATATGAAACAGCTAGAAGTATTACTTTGTATTCCCTATTCCCTATTTTCTATCCCCCATTCGTAATTCGTAATTCGTAATTCGTAATTCGTAATTCGTAATTCGTAATTCGTAATTCGTAATTCGTAATTCCCTGTTCCCTGCTATAGATTTCATTCCAACTTAGGTGTAGTAATAGGTTGAGAGTCTGGGGAAGGAAGGGGAGTAGATTCTGGGGCTGGCTCTGGAGTCGGTTCTGGTGTAGGACTCGGTTCCAACGGCGGTGCTGGAGTTGGTTCTGGTGCTGGAATTGGGGCGGGTTCCGGGGTAGGAGCCGGAGTCGGTTCCGGGGTGGGAGCCGGAGTCGGTTCCGGGGTAGGAGCCGGGGTCGGGGCTGGCTCCGGTGCTGGAGCAGGGACGGGTGCAGGCTCCGGTGCAAAGGTCGGCTGAGGGCTGGGTTCCGGTTCAGGAAGGGGAACAGGTTCCGGTTCAGGAAGGGGAACAGGTTCCGGTTCAGGTTCTGAAGGCGTAATAGGGGAAAGGGTATTAATTAACGTCAGGTCTAACTTATAGTTACTTTCGGGTAGCCCAGGAATAGGATTGAGAATTACGGTATACTCCCCGGTGGAGGGTAAAGTTCCTTGCCATAAAGAAACCGCTTCTCCCTGATTAATCGGTTGTTGATCCGGGCCAAGTAAGGTTAACAAAACTCCTTCCCCACTGACGGAGGCATAAAACTGTTGTCCAGCTTCAGCCAGAACCACATAGTTAGCAGCTTGATTAGCTTTGAGATTACCTTCAACCACCGTTGGTTCTCCCACCACTAAATTCAAGCGCTTTGTAGTGGGGGTGGGTACAACCGGAGAAGGGGTCAATCCGGGGCTGAGGGTGGGGTTCGGAGTTAAGTTGGGTAAGGGGAGGGACGGTATAGGACTTGAAGGACTAGCCAGGGGAGGATTGACTTGCGAGGGGGGCTCTTCGGGGTTGCGGTCGGCAATTTTCAGGAATCCTTTAACTAAAGCCCAAGATCCCCAAGCTGCTAAACAAGCCACCAAAACACCCGCTATAATCACGGTGATGGGTTTATCCCAGAGGGATTGAGAGCTTGAGAAAATCGGATCAGGGTTAGGAGTGAGGGCAGGGGTCGGAGGCGGAACAACAGGACTATTATTGTTCTGGACTTGCTGTTGACCTTGTTGAGTAACTAAGGGTCGTCCGACCGCTAGGGTGGGGAGTTGAGAAAAATTCGGGTCTGGGGGTTGGGGCGTGGGTGAAGGAACAGGAATCGGTAGATTTTGAGTCGGGGGAAAACTCAAGGGTTGATTCAGGGTTTGTAATGCTTGTTCAACGTCTTGAGCCGATGGATAGCGATCGCTCGGTTGCCGACTCAACATTCGATTAATAATTTGAGCAAAATTCGGACTAACCTTGCTATAAGGTTGCCAATTCCAAGATAAAGCCGTTTGGTCGAGTAAATATTGGGGTTCTTGACCCGTTAATAAAACAATAGCTGTTACCGCTAAAGCATATAAATCACTACTGGGGAAAGCTTGTCCCGTTTGAATTTGTTCAAAAGGAGCATACCCTAATTTTCCCACGCGAGTAGCCGGAGGTAAGGTTAAATCAGGGGTATTGATGCGAGTTGCTAATTCAATCACCACCCCAAAATCAATTAATATAGGCAGTTGATCTCGTTGACGTAAAATAATATTATCCGGGGAAATATCTCGATGAATAATTCCCAAACTATGAATATGAGCTAAAACGGGCAACATTTGCCGTAAAAATAGCACAATTTCAGCTTCTGTAAAGGTTGGAGGAAAACCTGGTGCTGCTTTTTTCCGCTCCATTAATAAAGCGTGATAGGTTTTCCCTTCCACATAATCTTGAACTAAAAATAACCGTTGATTTTCTTCAAAAACCGCTCCAAACTGGGGAATTTGAGCATGATGAATTTGGTAGAGAATTTGGGCTTCCCGCCGAAACAGTTCTTTAGATTTTTGTAGGGCGTAGGTTCCCGTTTGGATGGGAATAAATTCTTTTAAGGCGCAGCGCTCGTTAAATCTTCCTTGATCTTCGGCTAAATAGGTACGACCAAACCCCCCCTGGCCTAAAACACCAATCAAGCGGTAGCGGTTTTGCAGAATTGTCCCAACGGGAATAGCAGTTTGCGTCATGCTTCTAGCAGGTGAGTGATCAAGAAACCCAGATGAAAATTAACCTTTCGTATTATAGATCTTAGGTACAATTCCACAGGTTCAGTCAGGGCTGACTACAAACGGAACGGTCTGGATTCCGCAATCACGGTTGGCTGTTCAACATTAACTTTTAGGGCGGAGTGTGTCAAAGCAGGGAGACCCCTAGAGGAAATATACAGTTTCTTCTTGATCTATTGGCTAAACTGTCCTAACATTAACTTAAGTATTATAGAACTTTACTAGGAATATAGTCAGGTATAATCAAGTTTACTATACTATGATTACGATATTCTCTGAATTAAGCGAAATGGACGAAT comes from Planktothrix sp. FACHB-1365 and encodes:
- a CDS encoding 2-succinylbenzoate--CoA ligase; the protein is MDFIDKIKSQNQVNLDQKEFLTNYLQEINHWQKSNKSYPKILISESEPLLFLSAFVAAVTVKCPVFLCNPQWGKEEWKQVYELVKPNLLISQGRILEYKNPSPKTHELLQNLIMVPTGGTSGNIKFAVHTLDTLTASVIGVQQYFQTPAIHSFCTLPLYHVSGLMQWMRSLLTDGQFMITSFKSVEAEDWINFNPHDCFISLVPTQLYRLLQQPSLTNWLSQFQIVLLGGAPPWLELLEQSRLAQIPLALTYGMTETASQIVTLKPPDFLRGNNSCGKVLPHAKIKIQDQNGGELKPNQPGLITIEADSLMLGYYHDNFDPQRRINSFIPDDLGCWDEQGYLTLVGRQSNKIITGGENVFPAEVEAVIRSTGLVQDICVIGKPDEYWGEIVVAVYVPSFKQVSLVELKQAMIGKLSKFKHPKLWISLEQLPRNSQGKLNQKLIQEFVRDYQDQ
- a CDS encoding serine/threonine-protein kinase; protein product: MTQTAIPVGTILQNRYRLIGVLGQGGFGRTYLAEDQGRFNERCALKEFIPIQTGTYALQKSKELFRREAQILYQIHHAQIPQFGAVFEENQRLFLVQDYVEGKTYHALLMERKKAAPGFPPTFTEAEIVLFLRQMLPVLAHIHSLGIIHRDISPDNIILRQRDQLPILIDFGVVIELATRINTPDLTLPPATRVGKLGYAPFEQIQTGQAFPSSDLYALAVTAIVLLTGQEPQYLLDQTALSWNWQPYSKVSPNFAQIINRMLSRQPSDRYPSAQDVEQALQTLNQPLSFPPTQNLPIPVPSPTPQPPDPNFSQLPTLAVGRPLVTQQGQQQVQNNNSPVVPPPTPALTPNPDPIFSSSQSLWDKPITVIIAGVLVACLAAWGSWALVKGFLKIADRNPEEPPSQVNPPLASPSSPIPSLPLPNLTPNPTLSPGLTPSPVVPTPTTKRLNLVVGEPTVVEGNLKANQAANYVVLAEAGQQFYASVSGEGVLLTLLGPDQQPINQGEAVSLWQGTLPSTGEYTVILNPIPGLPESNYKLDLTLINTLSPITPSEPEPEPVPLPEPEPVPLPEPEPSPQPTFAPEPAPVPAPAPEPAPTPAPTPEPTPAPTPEPTPAPTPEPAPIPAPEPTPAPPLEPSPTPEPTPEPAPESTPLPSPDSQPITTPKLE